The Neisseria yangbaofengii genome contains a region encoding:
- the nuoE gene encoding NADH-quinone oxidoreductase subunit NuoE has product MLSAESLQLIDVELAKYPADQRRSATMSALRIAQEEKGWLAPETIAFVADYIGISAAQAYEVATFYNMYQLEPVGKYKLTVCTNLPCALRGGVDAGEYLKQKLGIGYGETTPDGKFTLIEGECMGACGDAPVMLVNNHKMCSFMSAEAIEAKLAELQ; this is encoded by the coding sequence ATGTTATCCGCAGAATCTTTACAACTGATTGATGTCGAGCTGGCAAAATATCCCGCTGACCAACGCCGTTCCGCCACCATGAGCGCCCTGCGGATTGCGCAGGAAGAAAAGGGCTGGCTCGCTCCCGAAACCATCGCCTTTGTTGCCGACTATATCGGCATCAGCGCAGCGCAGGCGTATGAAGTCGCCACGTTTTACAATATGTACCAACTCGAGCCGGTGGGCAAATACAAACTCACCGTCTGCACCAACCTGCCCTGCGCCCTACGGGGGGGCGTGGATGCCGGCGAATACCTGAAACAGAAACTCGGCATCGGCTACGGCGAAACCACGCCCGACGGTAAATTTACCCTGATTGAAGGCGAATGTATGGGTGCCTGCGGCGATGCGCCGGTGATGTTGGTGAACAACCACAAAATGTGCAGCTTTATGAGTGCCGAAGCGATTGAAGCCAAACTGGCGGAGTTGCAATAG
- a CDS encoding cupin domain-containing protein — protein sequence MSHQTIRSAEFTADRAWGALDIANMNGITVRLHWTDQPYRWHINDGEEVFAVMSGTVDMHYREHGAEQVVRLQAGDIFFAAVGTEHLARPQGAARILVIEKEGSV from the coding sequence ATGAGCCACCAAACCATCCGCAGCGCCGAATTTACCGCCGACAGAGCATGGGGCGCACTGGATATCGCCAATATGAACGGTATCACCGTACGCCTGCATTGGACGGATCAGCCTTACCGTTGGCACATCAACGACGGCGAAGAAGTGTTTGCCGTCATGAGCGGCACAGTCGATATGCACTATCGGGAACACGGCGCAGAACAAGTGGTACGTTTGCAGGCGGGCGATATTTTCTTCGCCGCCGTCGGCACCGAACACCTTGCCCGTCCGCAGGGAGCGGCACGGATTCTGGTGATTGAAAAAGAAGGCAGCGTATAA
- a CDS encoding chorismate mutase — protein MGDLKQVRQAIDGLDMQLIKLLAERQKLVEQAGKLKPKNDAQAVAAPERVAQVLAARRSQAEAAGLSPDVAEAVWQAMIEAFIRLEIEVNKHTV, from the coding sequence ATGGGCGACCTCAAACAAGTCCGGCAAGCCATCGACGGCTTGGACATGCAGCTGATTAAGCTGCTGGCCGAGCGGCAGAAACTGGTGGAGCAGGCCGGAAAACTGAAGCCGAAAAATGATGCACAGGCCGTTGCCGCCCCCGAGAGAGTCGCCCAAGTGCTTGCCGCCCGACGTTCGCAGGCAGAAGCGGCGGGGCTGTCGCCCGATGTGGCCGAAGCCGTATGGCAGGCGATGATTGAAGCGTTTATCCGCTTGGAAATCGAAGTGAACAAACACACAGTCTGA
- the nuoF gene encoding NADH-quinone oxidoreductase subunit NuoF, translating into MAIYQSGVIFDQVDTAQYDCWKLEEYVKRGGYQALRRILTQPMTQDDVISEVKTSALRGRGGAGFPTGLKWSFMPRSFPGEKYVVCNTDEGEPGTFKDRDIIMFNPHALIEGMIIAGFAMGCRAGYNYIHGEIFEGYQRFEAALAEARAAGFLGSNILGTDFSFELHAHHGYGAYICGEETALLESLEGKKGQPRFKPPFPASFGLYGKPTTINNTETFASVPFIIRDGGQKFLEQGVEGAGGTKLFSISGHVERPGNYEVPLGTPFAELLKMAGGMRGGKKLKAVIPGGSSAPVLPADIMMNTNMDYDSVAKAGSMLGSGAIIVMDEDVCMVKALERLSYFYFEESCGQCTPCREGTGWLYRIVHRIVEGKGRMEDLELLDSVGNQMAGRTICALADAAVFPVRSFTKHFRDEFVHYIEHGKPAKAHKWC; encoded by the coding sequence ATGGCTATTTACCAATCAGGCGTGATTTTCGACCAAGTCGATACCGCCCAATACGATTGCTGGAAACTGGAAGAATACGTCAAACGGGGCGGCTACCAAGCCCTGCGCCGTATTCTGACCCAGCCTATGACCCAAGACGACGTCATTTCCGAAGTCAAAACCTCAGCGCTGCGCGGGCGCGGCGGTGCGGGCTTCCCCACCGGTTTGAAATGGAGCTTTATGCCCCGTTCGTTTCCGGGCGAAAAATACGTTGTCTGCAATACCGACGAGGGCGAGCCGGGTACGTTTAAAGACCGCGACATCATCATGTTCAACCCCCATGCTCTGATTGAAGGCATGATTATTGCCGGTTTCGCCATGGGCTGCCGGGCGGGTTACAACTATATCCACGGTGAAATTTTCGAGGGCTACCAACGCTTTGAAGCCGCTCTCGCCGAAGCCCGTGCCGCCGGATTTTTGGGCAGCAACATTCTGGGAACGGATTTCTCATTTGAACTCCACGCCCACCACGGCTACGGTGCCTACATCTGCGGCGAAGAAACCGCACTGCTCGAATCGCTGGAAGGCAAAAAAGGCCAACCCCGCTTCAAACCGCCTTTCCCTGCTTCATTCGGCTTATACGGAAAACCGACTACCATCAACAACACGGAAACGTTTGCGTCCGTCCCGTTTATCATCCGCGACGGCGGTCAAAAATTCTTAGAGCAAGGCGTGGAAGGCGCAGGCGGCACCAAACTGTTTTCCATCTCCGGCCATGTCGAACGCCCCGGCAACTACGAAGTGCCGCTGGGTACGCCGTTTGCCGAACTCTTAAAAATGGCGGGCGGAATGCGCGGCGGCAAAAAACTCAAAGCCGTGATTCCGGGCGGATCGTCCGCCCCCGTGCTGCCCGCCGACATCATGATGAATACCAATATGGACTACGATTCGGTCGCCAAAGCCGGTTCGATGCTCGGTTCGGGTGCGATTATCGTGATGGACGAAGACGTGTGCATGGTCAAAGCCTTGGAGCGGTTGAGCTACTTCTATTTTGAAGAATCCTGCGGCCAATGCACCCCGTGCCGTGAAGGAACGGGCTGGCTGTACCGCATTGTCCACCGCATTGTCGAAGGTAAAGGCCGCATGGAAGATTTGGAACTTTTGGATTCCGTCGGCAACCAAATGGCCGGCCGCACCATCTGCGCCCTCGCCGATGCCGCCGTGTTCCCCGTACGCAGCTTCACCAAACATTTCCGTGACGAATTTGTGCATTACATCGAACACGGCAAACCGGCAAAGGCGCACAAGTGGTGTTAA